From the Marinomonas sp. THO17 genome, one window contains:
- a CDS encoding HDOD domain-containing protein has protein sequence MRIEELIKQTDKLPNVPDVVRELIQLLGDPDANYSDISSKVAHDQTISLKVLRIVNSAYFGLSRKISSIDEATVLIGMEKLKTLVIASGFSASVESAEGVNLRDFWADSFQVAELAKWVAKRSNLVNEDEAFTVGIVHNIGVLLLHLTAPETALEIQTLVDNRKASRMKAEMDLLGFTTQQAGQALMDQWKFPANLGVAVKEHKRPFMNDNPQPLACVLNLACFLNACIRSEREIELVRESLPKAVVKAAGLGESVMFDLDEALQIGNELSPLIY, from the coding sequence ATGCGTATTGAAGAGTTAATCAAGCAAACGGATAAGCTGCCTAATGTGCCCGATGTGGTTCGTGAACTGATCCAATTATTGGGTGATCCTGATGCAAATTACTCTGATATCAGCAGCAAGGTTGCTCATGACCAGACCATTTCACTGAAAGTATTGCGTATCGTTAACTCAGCCTATTTTGGTCTATCGCGTAAGATCTCTTCTATTGATGAGGCCACGGTATTGATCGGAATGGAAAAGTTAAAGACCTTGGTGATTGCTTCTGGTTTTTCTGCGTCAGTGGAAAGTGCTGAAGGTGTTAATCTGCGCGATTTCTGGGCAGACTCCTTTCAGGTTGCTGAGTTGGCAAAATGGGTTGCTAAACGTAGCAATTTGGTTAATGAAGATGAAGCTTTCACAGTAGGGATTGTGCATAACATCGGGGTGTTATTACTGCATTTAACGGCACCTGAAACAGCGTTAGAGATTCAGACATTAGTAGATAATCGTAAAGCCAGTCGCATGAAAGCCGAAATGGATTTATTGGGATTTACCACTCAACAAGCTGGACAAGCTTTAATGGACCAGTGGAAATTTCCAGCCAACTTAGGGGTTGCGGTAAAAGAACATAAACGACCTTTTATGAATGATAATCCGCAACCTTTGGCGTGTGTATTGAATCTGGCCTGTTTTCTGAATGCTTGCATCCGCAGTGAACGTGAGATTGAGTTGGTACGCGAAAGTCTTCCAAAAGCTGTAGTTAAAGCGGCTGGTTTGGGTGAAAGTGTGATGTTTGATTTAGATGAGGCATTACAGATTGGTAACGAGTTGTCCCCATTGATTTATTAG
- a CDS encoding UbiH/UbiF/VisC/COQ6 family ubiquinone biosynthesis hydroxylase: MAKAYDVIVVGAGMVGSLSAILLAQSSMRVALVDKHTGLYTLSTPPAYDARVSALSAQSKSLLEDAGVWQNMPMERLASYDNMVVWDGLGDGLVDFNAERNKMPELGHLVENAVLNQSLMDCLKQEPNVDLYLGDTLESYQLAESGVSATLTSGYSLLAQTIIGADGAMSLLRQQNDFATVEWDYGHSAIVATIEIDQSHQNTAWQSFGDEGILAFLPLPSVAERHFISIVWSVPPKEADALMALSDEAFCRRLNYAINRRFEVLSLTRERQAIPLRQRHAKQYVKAGIALIGDAAHTIHPLAGQGANLGFGDVKALVEVFSKAHQGGEALGSCQVLRRYQRARMLDNLAMAAGMESFKRLFASQHPLLVCLRNVGMKQFNRSQGIKNKVVARAAGLSSFL, from the coding sequence ATGGCGAAAGCGTATGACGTAATTGTGGTGGGAGCTGGCATGGTAGGGTCCTTGTCGGCCATATTGCTTGCCCAATCCTCAATGCGTGTGGCGCTTGTGGATAAACACACTGGGTTATACACACTCTCCACGCCACCAGCCTATGATGCCCGGGTAAGTGCTTTGTCCGCGCAATCTAAAAGTTTGTTAGAAGATGCTGGCGTTTGGCAGAATATGCCAATGGAACGTTTAGCAAGTTATGACAATATGGTGGTGTGGGATGGTTTAGGCGACGGATTAGTAGACTTTAATGCTGAACGTAACAAAATGCCAGAATTAGGCCATCTCGTTGAAAATGCAGTTCTTAATCAAAGTCTTATGGATTGCCTCAAACAAGAACCCAATGTGGATCTCTATTTGGGTGATACATTAGAGTCATACCAGTTAGCCGAGTCCGGCGTTTCTGCGACCTTAACATCCGGTTATTCTTTGTTGGCACAGACTATAATAGGTGCTGATGGTGCTATGTCTTTGTTGCGTCAACAGAATGATTTTGCCACAGTCGAGTGGGATTATGGTCACAGCGCCATTGTGGCCACCATTGAAATAGATCAAAGTCATCAAAATACCGCTTGGCAAAGCTTTGGCGATGAAGGCATTCTGGCTTTCTTGCCTTTGCCCAGTGTTGCAGAGCGTCACTTCATTTCCATTGTTTGGTCAGTCCCTCCAAAAGAAGCGGATGCTTTAATGGCACTGTCTGATGAGGCTTTTTGTCGTCGTTTAAACTACGCTATTAATCGACGTTTTGAGGTGTTGTCATTAACCCGTGAGCGTCAAGCCATCCCTTTACGTCAGCGTCATGCAAAACAGTACGTGAAAGCTGGTATTGCTTTAATTGGTGATGCTGCACATACCATTCACCCGTTAGCTGGACAAGGTGCGAATCTCGGTTTTGGTGATGTAAAGGCCTTGGTTGAAGTGTTCAGTAAAGCGCATCAAGGTGGTGAGGCTTTGGGCTCTTGTCAGGTATTACGTCGTTACCAGCGCGCTCGAATGCTGGATAATCTTGCTATGGCAGCTGGTATGGAAAGTTTTAAGCGTCTGTTTGCCAGTCAGCATCCTTTGTTGGTCTGCCTGCGTAATGTGGGTATGAAACAATTTAATCGTAGCCAAGGGATAAAAAACAAAGTGGTAGCTCGTGCTGCTGGACTGTCTTCTTTTTTGTAA
- a CDS encoding aminopeptidase P N-terminal domain-containing protein: MKISLQTYQARRERLMSSLPDNSVVVIRTGELAVRNNDCDYEFRPDSSFYYLTGFSEPSAYAIISGQGDLTLVTLPKDPEKEQWDGFRYGVEGAIAEFGAVQAQPLTALNDTLQESMDGADHLVYVFGDARLREELAACRNALAGRVRMGAQPPQSQLDLSQPVAEMRLRKDMEEIAIMEAAAQISVEAHKQAMRSVRPGMMEYQLEAELNYVFMKSAARQPAYNNIVASGANACILHYIKNDAEIQDGDLILIDAGAELSCYASDITRTFPANGRFSAPQAALYQLVLDAYQAGMLELQVNKPYEAFHNAAVQTLTQGLVKLGLLKGKVEELIESKAYRDFYMHNTGHWLGLDVHDCGAYKVAGQSRLLEEGMVLTIEPGLYVSKDNMNVAEQWRGIGIRIEDDVLIKADGPYVLTHGLPKEIHDIEALMAQ, encoded by the coding sequence ATGAAAATCTCTTTACAAACCTATCAAGCTCGTCGTGAGCGCTTGATGTCGTCTTTACCAGACAACAGCGTGGTGGTCATTCGTACCGGTGAATTAGCGGTGCGCAACAATGATTGTGATTATGAGTTTAGACCTGACAGCAGTTTTTATTATCTAACCGGTTTTTCTGAACCCAGTGCTTACGCCATCATTAGCGGACAAGGGGATTTAACCCTAGTCACTTTGCCGAAAGATCCTGAAAAAGAGCAGTGGGATGGTTTTCGCTATGGTGTAGAGGGTGCAATTGCGGAGTTTGGTGCTGTTCAAGCGCAGCCACTAACTGCCTTAAATGACACCTTGCAAGAATCCATGGATGGCGCTGATCATCTGGTATATGTTTTTGGCGATGCGCGTTTAAGAGAAGAGTTGGCAGCGTGTCGAAATGCTTTAGCTGGCAGAGTGCGAATGGGTGCGCAGCCACCACAAAGTCAACTAGACCTGTCTCAGCCTGTGGCAGAAATGCGCTTACGTAAAGATATGGAAGAAATCGCCATTATGGAAGCAGCAGCCCAAATCAGTGTAGAAGCTCATAAACAAGCTATGCGCTCTGTGCGTCCCGGTATGATGGAGTATCAGCTGGAAGCGGAATTGAACTATGTCTTCATGAAATCCGCGGCACGTCAACCCGCGTATAATAACATTGTTGCCAGTGGCGCAAATGCGTGTATTTTACATTACATTAAAAACGATGCTGAAATTCAAGATGGGGATTTAATCTTAATTGATGCCGGTGCAGAGCTTTCATGTTATGCGTCAGATATCACTCGAACTTTTCCTGCGAATGGCCGCTTCTCAGCGCCACAAGCAGCTTTGTATCAACTGGTATTAGATGCTTATCAGGCGGGCATGCTTGAGTTGCAGGTGAACAAACCTTACGAGGCCTTTCACAACGCAGCGGTGCAGACCTTAACGCAAGGTTTGGTAAAGTTGGGCTTGCTGAAAGGAAAGGTCGAAGAACTGATCGAGAGCAAAGCATACCGTGATTTTTATATGCATAATACCGGTCATTGGCTTGGGTTGGATGTACACGATTGTGGCGCTTACAAAGTGGCTGGGCAATCCCGTTTATTGGAAGAAGGTATGGTGCTGACCATTGAGCCGGGTTTGTATGTTTCTAAAGACAATATGAATGTGGCAGAACAGTGGCGTGGCATTGGTATTCGTATCGAAGACGATGTACTGATCAAAGCCGATGGCCCTTATGTATTGACACATGGACTGCCCAAAGAAATCCATGACATTGAAGCCTTGATGGCGCAATAA
- a CDS encoding UPF0149 family protein, translated as MSTEMLKDALDFDLIADVFVSESIPASPAELHGQLCGYLASGVTLPLEDWLSMVVEFCDIESWKEEASRAAIIELYTATLTLFQNGEYALVPSIADDDAELSERGVTLSQWAHGFLAGYGLSGQKKDLSEETKQILRDFANISGMQEEMRHLEDNNDNEADLTELVEYVRLSAMMMYSEHHDVNPDADNSQQNALH; from the coding sequence ATGTCTACCGAAATGCTAAAAGATGCTTTGGATTTTGATCTGATCGCCGATGTGTTTGTCAGTGAATCCATACCCGCTTCGCCTGCTGAGTTACACGGTCAACTATGTGGCTATTTGGCTTCAGGTGTTACTTTACCATTAGAAGATTGGCTTTCCATGGTGGTGGAGTTTTGCGATATTGAAAGTTGGAAGGAAGAGGCCAGTCGCGCCGCGATTATTGAACTCTACACCGCCACTTTGACTTTATTTCAAAACGGGGAATACGCTTTGGTACCCAGTATTGCTGATGATGATGCTGAATTGAGTGAACGAGGTGTCACCTTGTCCCAATGGGCGCATGGCTTCTTGGCAGGTTACGGTTTGTCAGGACAGAAAAAGGACTTGTCGGAAGAAACCAAACAAATTTTGCGTGATTTTGCCAATATCTCTGGTATGCAAGAGGAAATGCGTCATTTGGAAGACAATAATGACAACGAGGCGGATTTAACTGAATTGGTCGAATATGTTCGTTTGTCTGCCATGATGATGTATTCCGAGCATCATGATGTGAATCCTGACGCGGATAATAGTCAACAAAACGCTTTGCATTAA
- the folD gene encoding bifunctional methylenetetrahydrofolate dehydrogenase/methenyltetrahydrofolate cyclohydrolase FolD, producing MTALVLDGKLCAKETETRLQAQVAELKERTGGTPILATILVGADPASATYVKMKGNACRRVGMDSMAIELPESTTTEQLLNKIHELNDNPDVHGILLQHPVPKQINERLCFDAIAAHKDVDGVTCLGFGRMAMQEPAYGAATPAGIMRLLAEYKVPLEGKHVVVVGRSPILGKPMAMMMLNANATVTICHSRTQNLADFIKQADVVVGAVGKPEFIKAQWIKDGAVVVDAGYHPGGVGDIELAPLTERVSAYTPVPGGVGPMTINTLILQTLESGLKQLN from the coding sequence ATGACAGCATTGGTTCTTGATGGCAAATTATGCGCCAAAGAAACCGAAACTCGTTTGCAAGCTCAAGTGGCGGAGCTTAAAGAACGCACTGGTGGCACACCGATTTTAGCAACCATTCTAGTGGGCGCGGATCCCGCTTCAGCAACCTACGTAAAAATGAAAGGCAATGCTTGTCGCCGCGTGGGTATGGACTCTATGGCGATCGAATTGCCTGAAAGCACGACCACAGAACAGTTGCTAAATAAAATTCATGAATTGAATGATAACCCAGATGTACACGGCATTCTGTTGCAACACCCTGTACCAAAACAAATTAACGAGCGCTTGTGTTTTGATGCCATCGCTGCTCATAAAGACGTGGATGGTGTTACTTGCTTAGGTTTTGGCCGTATGGCGATGCAAGAACCCGCTTATGGAGCGGCAACGCCAGCGGGTATCATGCGTTTGTTAGCGGAATACAAAGTGCCTTTAGAAGGTAAACATGTGGTTGTGGTAGGGCGAAGCCCAATCTTGGGTAAACCAATGGCCATGATGATGTTGAACGCGAACGCTACTGTGACCATTTGCCATTCCCGTACGCAAAACCTTGCGGACTTTATTAAACAAGCCGATGTGGTGGTTGGTGCGGTTGGTAAACCAGAGTTTATAAAAGCGCAGTGGATTAAGGACGGTGCTGTTGTGGTGGATGCAGGTTATCATCCTGGTGGTGTAGGCGATATTGAATTAGCGCCACTCACTGAACGCGTCTCTGCCTATACTCCAGTGCCAGGTGGTGTGGGACCAATGACCATTAATACGCTGATTTTGCAGACCTTAGAATCTGGTTTGAAGCAGCTAAATTAA
- the recJ gene encoding single-stranded-DNA-specific exonuclease RecJ yields MRIERRSVPSAPCQFPTHFPASLQRIFMARDVFNQAQIDYRLPHLLRPDALFDLTKAAAILADAIEAGEKILIVGDFDADGATSTSLGILALQAMGAIDPEYLVPNRFEFGYGLTPEIVAVAQHSRPSVLVTVDNGIASLEGVAAAKSHGMKVVVTDHHLPGDELPQADAIVNPNHPSCGFSSKNLAGVGVIFYVMSALRAELKGRNWFERQHIPEPKMADYLDLVALGTVADVVPLDNNNRILVQQGIKRIQAGLARPGIMALLSVGRRDYQELKASDLGFVVGPRLNAAGRLDDMSIGIECLLATQAHQAQYYAQQLDQFNRERKAIESDMKEQAELLLESLLEDTNEMPNGMCFYDAEWHQGVIGILASRMKEKCHRPVIAFARVGEGELKGSARSIPGVHIRDALDLLAKRYPHLLSKFGGHAMAAGMSIKESHYEAFRLAFDAIITEWVTPQALEACIETDGPLAAEDFSLSFAELVRVSGPWGQAFPEPSFDGVFDVLQQRLVGEKHLKLLLREPESGLLLDAISFFVDLDNWPNESAKRLRLVYKLDINEFRGQRNLQLLVDYLEPA; encoded by the coding sequence ATGCGAATTGAACGCCGATCTGTGCCTTCAGCACCTTGTCAGTTTCCAACTCATTTTCCTGCCAGTCTTCAGCGTATCTTTATGGCGCGAGATGTGTTCAATCAGGCGCAAATAGATTACCGTTTGCCGCATTTATTAAGACCCGATGCCTTATTTGACCTCACCAAAGCCGCTGCTATTTTGGCTGATGCAATTGAAGCTGGAGAAAAAATCCTCATTGTAGGTGACTTTGATGCCGATGGTGCAACCAGTACCAGTTTGGGAATATTGGCCTTGCAAGCAATGGGCGCTATTGACCCTGAATATCTAGTGCCGAATCGATTTGAATTTGGTTATGGTTTAACGCCTGAAATCGTTGCAGTTGCTCAGCACAGTCGACCTTCCGTATTGGTCACCGTGGATAATGGCATTGCCAGCTTAGAGGGGGTGGCAGCAGCGAAATCCCATGGCATGAAAGTGGTGGTGACAGATCATCACTTGCCGGGAGATGAATTGCCGCAGGCGGATGCTATAGTCAATCCTAATCACCCAAGTTGCGGTTTTTCTAGTAAAAATCTAGCCGGTGTTGGGGTGATTTTCTACGTGATGAGTGCGCTTCGTGCTGAACTCAAAGGTCGTAATTGGTTTGAGCGTCAGCACATTCCAGAGCCCAAGATGGCGGATTACCTTGATTTAGTAGCGCTGGGGACAGTCGCTGATGTGGTGCCTTTGGATAATAATAATCGCATTTTGGTACAGCAAGGCATTAAGCGAATTCAGGCAGGATTGGCTCGTCCTGGCATCATGGCTTTGTTGTCAGTAGGACGACGTGATTACCAAGAGTTAAAAGCATCGGATTTGGGCTTTGTGGTAGGGCCTAGATTAAATGCGGCAGGGCGTTTGGATGATATGTCGATTGGTATTGAGTGTCTGTTGGCAACACAAGCTCACCAAGCGCAATACTATGCTCAGCAATTGGATCAATTTAATCGAGAGCGCAAAGCTATTGAATCCGACATGAAGGAACAGGCTGAGTTGTTGTTGGAATCTCTGTTGGAAGATACCAATGAAATGCCTAACGGTATGTGTTTTTACGATGCAGAATGGCACCAAGGCGTGATAGGAATTCTGGCTTCTCGAATGAAGGAAAAATGTCATCGACCTGTGATTGCTTTTGCGCGAGTGGGTGAAGGTGAGCTAAAAGGTTCTGCCCGCTCCATTCCCGGTGTGCACATTCGCGATGCCTTGGATTTATTGGCCAAGCGTTATCCACACTTATTGAGCAAGTTTGGTGGTCATGCTATGGCGGCAGGCATGTCGATTAAGGAATCCCATTATGAGGCATTTCGATTGGCCTTTGATGCCATTATAACCGAATGGGTGACACCACAGGCATTAGAAGCTTGTATAGAGACAGATGGGCCGTTGGCTGCAGAAGACTTTAGTCTCAGCTTTGCCGAATTAGTACGTGTATCAGGACCTTGGGGCCAAGCTTTTCCAGAACCCAGTTTTGATGGTGTGTTTGACGTGCTGCAACAGCGGCTAGTGGGAGAAAAGCATCTTAAGCTCTTGCTTAGAGAACCGGAAAGTGGCTTGTTGCTTGACGCCATTAGCTTTTTTGTTGATTTGGATAACTGGCCAAACGAATCGGCAAAGCGCCTACGATTGGTCTATAAGCTGGACATTAATGAGTTTCGTGGCCAACGTAATTTGCAGTTGTTGGTGGATTATTTAGAGCCTGCGTAA